DNA sequence from the Armatimonadota bacterium genome:
GTAACGTTCTTGTTGATTACATCCCTAAGCCGTTGCGTGCCAGCTTCTGGTGCGAGCGTTAACCCTGACTTCCGCACCTTCTGAATCTCCGATGCCAGCTCGACGCACGAAGCATCGGCTCTAATTGAAGGGAGTGAGACTCCAATTTTTTCGGGTTCATACTTTTCGATTAGTTTGTGAACTAGACCTTCGATGCCGGTGTAGTCTGCAGTAGAGAGGGACAGCAGACCTATTTCATCGTAGCCGGCGTGGGCATTCAAACACTCTGCCAGCTTGAGGATTCTTTCTTGGGGCCGCTCTCTAACAGGCCGGTAGATCATCCCAGCTTGGCAGAACCGACAGCCGCGAGAGCATCCGCGCATAACCTCGATTGGCAGGCGGTCGTGTACTGTTTCGATGAATGGAATTATGGGACGCTCAAGATATTCTGCGGTATCGAGGTCTTTAACAAGCCGCTTCCTGACCGGGTGTTGTCCAAGAGCTGGCACATACACACCAGAAATTTCTGCAAGCTTCTCAAGCAGTGCTTTTCTGGTGAGTGAGCGATTAAGCTTGAATACCTCGACTAGCTCGTGGATGATTTCCTCTCCCTCCCCGATTACGAAAGCATCCACAAACTCCGCCATAGGTTCGGGATTACACGCACAGCATCCACCTGCGATTATAAGAGGGTGGCTTTCGTTTCGCTCTGCAGAGCGAATTGGTATTCCAATTAGGTCGAGCATATTTAAAACATTAGTATATGTGAGCTCATAGCTGAGGGAGAAACCGATGATATCGAATTCGCAAGCCGGCGTATGGCTTTCTAGAGTAAAGAGAGGAAGCCTGCATCTTCTCATTTCCGCTTCCATATCAGGCCAAGGTGCAAATATGCGCTCGGCAGCAGTATCGTGCCTCCGGTTTAGGATCTCATATATTATCCTCAAACCGAGGTTCGACATCCCTATTTCGTAGACATCGGGAAAGGCTAGCGCAAATTTAACGTCCACGCTGTTTAAGTCTTTAATTACAGCGTTAAATTCGCCGCCAATATATCTTGCAGGTTTTGCTACTTTCGATAACACATTATCCAGCAGTTCGAGCATGTCTCATCAGCGCCTAGGAAGCAGGCAAGAAAAAAGCTGGCACCCCCGATATTTCGGGAGGCCAGCACGCACAGGATTGCTCCGGTTTTAAAATACTACCATAAAATAATGGAAATGTCAATTTTAATTAATTGACATGGCATCTTTTGGAAAGTAAAATATCTGGAGAGACATCGGCCGTTGGCTAGAAGACAAGGCGGTGTTTAGGTATTGAGATTTATGATTATTTTGGCGGTCGTAATGACCGCGGTACTACAAGCGGAGGTAGCAGCTTTGGGTAGCGACGCTAAGAACGCCAGGGCGGAAGCCAGGGCAATATGGGTAGTTCGGTTTGACACAACCTCACCGGAAAAGATTCGAAATGCAGTTTCCTATGCAAAGAAAAACAACATTAACGTACTAATCGTACAGGTTCGGGGTCGAGGAGACGCATTCTACAAGTCTCGCTATGAGCCCCGAGCGGAAGCTCTTGAGGGGCAACCTGAGGATTTTGACCCACTTCAAATGTACATCGAGGAATGCCGCAAGGCTGGCATTCAAATTCATGCTTGGTTGAATACTCACTACACTTGGAGCTCGAGTACGCCGCCAAAATCGCCAGAACACATCGTAAACAAGCATCCTGAGTGGTTGATGAGAAATGCGGAAAATAAGATTACCCTTGGGCCTGCTGGACAAGCTGAGGGAGCATATACGTGCCCGAGCAATCCAGAAGTCAAGGAGCATATACGCAACTGCTTTCTCGATGTGGTAGAAAACTACGACGTAGACGGCATCAATTTTGACTATGTGCGCTATCCAAGTGGGGATTATTGCTACTGCGATGGTTGTCTAAGCCGGTTCAAAGAATGGATGGACAAGGAACTTCCCGCCGATAAGATTGAAGCGCTCTCGTCGATGAAGGATAGATTGGCATATGTGCAGGCGTTCCCAAAAAAGTGGGATGATTTCAGGCGCAAGCAAATCACTGATTTGGTTGGCCAAATTTATCGTAGGGCACACGAGATTAAGCCTAATATTATAGTCTCCGCTGACGTATTTCCCGATTACGTTGATGCATTCAACAACCGCTTCCAAGATTGGAAACTTTGGATGAAAATGGGCATAATGGATCTACTTTGCCCGATGAACTACACGCCGAATTTCGACAGCTGGGTTAAATACGCAAAGGATGCCGTGGAAAATGCTAGCGGTCGGCATGTATATTTGGGCATTGGCGCATGGCAGACCGATGTTGAGGGGTCAATCCAAAGAATATTGAAAGCCAGGGAACTTGGCGCACAAGGAGTTAGCTTTTTTGCTTATAGTTCGGTTACAAAGGACGGCACGGACGACGAATATCTTGCAAAGATTAAAGACACGGTTTACCAAGAACCGGCGCAAGTTCCAGTAATAGAATGGCTTATACAAAAATGACTTTAGATTTTGCTAATCCTGCTGGTATTGGCCTCGACACCCAGAGATTGGAAGCTGCTAAGGAGCTGCTTTTTCGGGGGCTTGAAAACGGAGAGTATACTTGCGCCGTATGGCTTGTAGCTCGGCATGGAAAAGTTGCAGTGTGGGAGGCAATAGGGCGCCTGGGGGATGAAGAAAATGACCCACCTGCTAAACCTGACTCCATTTTCGATATGGCATCGGTGACTAAGCCAGTCGCCACTGCTACCTCTTTGATGATACTTGTGGAACGCGGAGCACTGCATTTAAACCAACCGGTCACTGACTTCTTCCCGAACAGAAAGCTCCCACACCTTTCGGGTGTTACCGTCAAACATCTGGCGACCCACACCTCGGGTCTTCCGGCATGGCGTGATCTTTTTTCGGAGGACGGGACACGTGAGGGAGCGATTGAAAGGCTTCTGCAAACCCCTCTTGAAAACCAGCCTGGGAAGAAGCATGTCTATAGCTGTTTGGGCTATATCACTCTGGGTTTGGTAATAGAGCAGGCGGCGGGTATGCCTTTGAAGGAGTTTGCTCGCAAAAATATTTTTGAGCCTCTTGGAATGGTAGATAGCTGTTTTAATCCGCCAGCTGAAAAGTCGGGTCGTATTGCTCGGACCGCAAATAGTCGGGGACGTGACCGAGTCCTCTGCGGCGAAGTCCACGATGAGAATGCACATGCGATGCAGGGGAACAGTGGGAATGCGGGGCTGTTTTCAACGGCTTCTGATATCGCCACTTATGCCCAGATGCTCATCAACGGTGGTTGGGTTCGGCAATCGGACAAGCAGGAAGAGGCAAGGATACTATGCCCTCTGAGTGTGCGGAAGATGTTGACTAATCAAATTAACCCCGAAATTAGTGGGCAGTCAATTGGATTCTTTACGCCGCCGAACGAGATGACTCCATGCGGAGATTTGTTCTCTGAGCGTTGTGCAGGGCATACAGGATTCACAGGAACGTCGCTCCTGATAGATCCAGAGTATGATATGTTTGTCATCCTTCTAACGAATAGGGTCTATAAGAAGCGTGAGGCTCCTGACTTTCTGCGCCGGAGGCGCTTGTTCCATAATATTATCGCCTCGGCGGTTCGATGATTACATTATCTGCATCGGCATGACGACATAGATATAATCTTCCTTGCCCACTTGTCGTAAGAGGCCCGGTTCAAGCGGTCCATTTAACTCAAAGCTGACACCTTCAGTGTCGAGCGCACTGAGGAAATCTATTAGATATTTCGCATTGAAAGCGATTTCGATATCATCGCCTTCTTTCACAATTTCGATTTCCTCGTATGCTTTTCCCACGTCGCCGCTTTCTGCTGTGACCATTAGCTTGTCGCCTTCTGTCTTGAGAATCACACGGTTGGCATTCTCGCGTGCTACTATGGATGCGCGGCGTATGCGGCTGAGGAGACCTTCAGCTGGCATGGTAAGTTTTCTTTGGCACGCCGTTGGTATAACGCGTTCGTAATTCGGAAACTGCCCCTCTATAAGCCTGGATACCATAGTGACATCGCCAACTGTGAACTTAATTTGGCTTTCTGAGATGGCAACCTTCACTGGAGTGTCTTCTTCCCCAAGCATTCGGCCAAGCTCATTTAGCGCCCGGCCCGGAATAATGCAGCTTGTTTCCCCTTTTGCATTTGCCACGGGTGATGTGCGGATTGCTAGTCTATGACTATCGGTAGCAGCTAGGCGAATTTCATCACCCTTAAGCACGAGCAGAACGCCGGTCAATATTGCTCGTGATTCATCAGGCGAGACGGCGAATATCGTTTGTTTTATCATGTTGCGCAGGGCTGCTTGTGTAATCTCAAAACTTTGGTCGTCGGGCACGTCAGGAAGGGCGGGGAACTCCTCAGGTGGAAGGCCCAATATTGTGTAGTCGGACTTTTCGCACTTCAGGTTTACTGAATTGTTTTCGTCAACAGATAGAACCACATCCAAGTCAGGCAGGGTGGCGAGAACTTCCGCCAGCACTCTTGCAGGGACCGTGAGGGCTCCTTCTGTTTCGATGGTCGCTGGAATAACAGATTGCATACCAAGTTCAAGGTCGAAAGCAACGAGCCGCAGGTGGCCATCCTCGCTTTTAATCAGAACATTGTTTAAGATTGGGAGCGCACTACGCCCAGCTATTGCCCTGCTTACGGTCTGAACACCCTCGTAGAAGTCCTTTCTGGCGCAAATCGCTTTCATGCGTTTCCCCTCCGCGTGAAGATTGCTTTAGTCTGGCCAAACCGTCTCTTTTTCGGCCACAAGCCACATCAGTATATCACAAGTGTATCGAGGAGGCAATACTAAGTTTCTATGTTACCGCTAGCCAGTTGAACAATCCAGTGTTGCAAGTTGTTTAAATGTTGCTACTTGGCAATCGGGATACTGTGCCGGCGTTGGCGCGTGGTGAAGCATTCTGGTGGCGTTTGCTTTGAAGCGCGGATAGTTGCATTGCTACTTAATTAGTACTCGGGCGGGAGTTCTTTCAACTGAGCATAAGAGAACACTGGCCCGTCAACGCAAACATATTTAGGGCCGATATTGCATCGTCCACACTTGCCGATGCCACATTTCATCTTCATCTCAAGCGTTGTCCAGATTTGGTTGTCTTCAAACCCAAGTTCTTTGAGGTTTTGCAAGGTGAACTTGATCATAATCGGTGGCCCGCAAGTTATGGCAATGGCATTCTTCGGAGATGGCTTAAGGTCCATGACATATGCTGGCACAAAACCGACATTCTTGTTCCATCTTTCCTCTTCCTTGTCGATTGTAAGGAAGAGCTCGGTATTAGGTGAATTCTGCCATTCGTCAAACTCGTATGTGAAGCAAAGGTCGCCCGATGATCTTGCGCCATAAATAATGTTTACTTTGCCGTAATCTTTGCGGTTGTCGAGGCAAAAATTCAAGAGCGAACGGAGGGGAGCCATACCAATTCCACCCCCAATAAACCAAAGGTCTTTGCCCTTGAACTCCTCATATGGAAACCAATTGCCAAGCGGCGCACGGATGCCGATGGTTGCTCCTTCATCAATTTCATGGAGCGCAGAGGTTACGCTCCCAATTTTCTTTACGGAAAACTCGACGAACCCCTTTCGTGTTGGCGATGAGGTTAGGCAAAATGGCGCCTCGCCGACTCCAAAAACAGAGACCTCTTGGAACTGGCCGGGCTCATAGGTAAAGCTCTCACGGAGCTCCTCGTCCTTAAAGACTGCCCGAAAAGTTTTAGTATCCCAGGTCTCGGTGATTATCTTTTCAATTGTCGCCAGTTTTGGAATATAAGGGTTTTCGATTCTCATCGTTTCTTTTTCAACGTTTGAAGCTGTATTTTCGATATTTGGTGTTGTCATTTTGCTACCGCCGTCTTTTCAAGCTCTTCCAGCACCCTGCGAATGTCAATATTCACAGGGCAAGCGGCAATACATCGGCCGCATCCTACGCAGCCGAGCATGCAATACCGCTCTTGCGAGTACTTGAATTTGTGAAAAACGCGCTGTCTAGTTCGTTCCTTCCTTGTCTCCCTGGGGTTATGACCTGATGCCATTAGCGTAAATTTTTCAAACTGGCATGTGTCCCAGCAGCGGTACCGGCTGCCTTTTTTTAATTTTGGGTGCTCTTGGATGTCGAAGCAGTGGCATGTTGGGCATAAAAATGCGCATGCACCACAGCTTAGGCATTTCTTCGCAAGCTCTGTCCATACTGGATGGTCCCAGTCGTATGAAAGGCATGCTGTTTCATGTTCCGCGCGCTTCGGCAGTCGTTCAAGTGCCTTTTGTCGTATTTCTTCATTTGCTACCTTGTCATTTTCATCTGCTGGTCGAAAGTTTCCAAGTCCAATAAGTTCTTCTCCCTTGGGTGTTAGAGGTTCTGCATAGTACCTGTTGCCTAAATCAGTAAGATATACATCCATTGCAACGGGATTTGTAAGGAAATCACCGACCTCGGTGCAGAAACAGCTCCATGCTGGCTTATTGCAGAACAAGCCAACAAGGTAGGTTTTTTCACGCCGCATAAAGTATGCGGTGTCGATAGGTTCGACATTGGAGTATACTGCGCCAACATAGAGTAGCGTAGCGGCATCGCAAGCCCTTGCACCGAAAATCACGCGGTGTCTTTCTTCATTTTCTGGAGGGATGACTTCCGCTGATAAATCTTCGAGCTTGTAGTCGAAGAGCGTCTCGGTTGGAGGCGTAAAGTGCTCACGGAGGGACTTCGCGGGTCCTACCATTCCCTCGATTGTCATTTCGGAGAGCCCCGACACCTGCCGGAACACTACTACGCCGTCTTCAGTTACCGGGGCAATGACTTCGTATTGTTTGACCAGTGCGTCTATCCATGTAGCAAGATCTTGTTTTGATATGACTTTAGCTTCCACAGCTTACTCCTCAAAAGTGCGGGCTTAGTAATTATTCCGAGCATGGGTCTGGGTCGTTTTTCAAATCGAACGTTCCTAGGGTCGGCGGTGCTTCGGGATTGGTTCCTGCTTCCTCGCCGAACATCTCGCGGACTTCTTTGCGCATCTTCTGATTGAGGCGCATAAGGGGTATCCCCATTGGGCAGACGCGTTCGCACTCGCCGCACGCAATACATCGACCTGCGGTGTGCATTGCTCGCGAGAAATGGAAGAACCAATTCGACTCGACATCTGTTGACCTCAGTACCCAAAGCTGGCAGGGCTTATCGGTAAAGCATTCTTTGCAATAGCAGCCCGGACAGACAGAACGGCAGGCATAGCACCTAATGCATCGGGCAAACTGCCTTGCCCAGTATGCGCGGCGTTCTTTGGGTAGCATTTTCTCTAACTCTTCGATGTCAGCGTACTTGCTTCGTATTGGGTGTCTCTCAATCGGCTCGCCGAACTTTTTATCTGCTATTGGTGATTCGGCAAGCTCACAGGACAGGCATTTGCTGGCAAAAGCTTTCTCTGATGGGATAATTGTTTCACCAGCGTTTGTTTTTATTGCGATGCCACTCTGGTGCCATTCGACCGACTTCACGTCTGCAAGGTCTATTTCCGCCAAAGCGTCTAAATTTAGCACGCCAGGGCATGACATCGCGAGAATAACCACATCATCTCGCTCAATCTGATTCTCTCGAATCAACTCGATGATTGACCGGGCATCGCAGGGCTTGACGACAATTGCCGCCTTGCCTTGCCTGCATGCATCTCTTAAGTATACGGTGAGATTATTCACGCATGTTGGATTCCATATGAGTTTATGAGCATCTTCGGGCTTTTCAATAAAAATCGGTGTACTCTTGAACGGAGCACTTCCCTGCCCATAGCCGATGACTACTTTTACCTCACCGCTTTCCAGAAGCTCTTTTGCTTTTTGTCTCAATTGCTCTTCCATAGTCACCAAAACCTATCTGGCTCCCACGCCCATGAACGGTCCTACTTTGCGTACTTGTTCGGTGAATTGCTCTACTACTTCGGCGAATTTTTGACCTTCTGCGGCCGAAATCCAGTCAAAGTGAAACCTCTCGGG
Encoded proteins:
- a CDS encoding family 10 glycosylhydrolase, whose amino-acid sequence is MTAVLQAEVAALGSDAKNARAEARAIWVVRFDTTSPEKIRNAVSYAKKNNINVLIVQVRGRGDAFYKSRYEPRAEALEGQPEDFDPLQMYIEECRKAGIQIHAWLNTHYTWSSSTPPKSPEHIVNKHPEWLMRNAENKITLGPAGQAEGAYTCPSNPEVKEHIRNCFLDVVENYDVDGINFDYVRYPSGDYCYCDGCLSRFKEWMDKELPADKIEALSSMKDRLAYVQAFPKKWDDFRRKQITDLVGQIYRRAHEIKPNIIVSADVFPDYVDAFNNRFQDWKLWMKMGIMDLLCPMNYTPNFDSWVKYAKDAVENASGRHVYLGIGAWQTDVEGSIQRILKARELGAQGVSFFAYSSVTKDGTDDEYLAKIKDTVYQEPAQVPVIEWLIQK
- a CDS encoding beta-lactamase family protein, yielding MAYTKMTLDFANPAGIGLDTQRLEAAKELLFRGLENGEYTCAVWLVARHGKVAVWEAIGRLGDEENDPPAKPDSIFDMASVTKPVATATSLMILVERGALHLNQPVTDFFPNRKLPHLSGVTVKHLATHTSGLPAWRDLFSEDGTREGAIERLLQTPLENQPGKKHVYSCLGYITLGLVIEQAAGMPLKEFARKNIFEPLGMVDSCFNPPAEKSGRIARTANSRGRDRVLCGEVHDENAHAMQGNSGNAGLFSTASDIATYAQMLINGGWVRQSDKQEEARILCPLSVRKMLTNQINPEISGQSIGFFTPPNEMTPCGDLFSERCAGHTGFTGTSLLIDPEYDMFVILLTNRVYKKREAPDFLRRRRLFHNIIASAVR
- the dnaN gene encoding DNA polymerase III subunit beta — encoded protein: MKAICARKDFYEGVQTVSRAIAGRSALPILNNVLIKSEDGHLRLVAFDLELGMQSVIPATIETEGALTVPARVLAEVLATLPDLDVVLSVDENNSVNLKCEKSDYTILGLPPEEFPALPDVPDDQSFEITQAALRNMIKQTIFAVSPDESRAILTGVLLVLKGDEIRLAATDSHRLAIRTSPVANAKGETSCIIPGRALNELGRMLGEEDTPVKVAISESQIKFTVGDVTMVSRLIEGQFPNYERVIPTACQRKLTMPAEGLLSRIRRASIVARENANRVILKTEGDKLMVTAESGDVGKAYEEIEIVKEGDDIEIAFNAKYLIDFLSALDTEGVSFELNGPLEPGLLRQVGKEDYIYVVMPMQIM
- a CDS encoding FAD/NAD(P)-binding protein, which produces MRIENPYIPKLATIEKIITETWDTKTFRAVFKDEELRESFTYEPGQFQEVSVFGVGEAPFCLTSSPTRKGFVEFSVKKIGSVTSALHEIDEGATIGIRAPLGNWFPYEEFKGKDLWFIGGGIGMAPLRSLLNFCLDNRKDYGKVNIIYGARSSGDLCFTYEFDEWQNSPNTELFLTIDKEEERWNKNVGFVPAYVMDLKPSPKNAIAITCGPPIMIKFTLQNLKELGFEDNQIWTTLEMKMKCGIGKCGRCNIGPKYVCVDGPVFSYAQLKELPPEY
- a CDS encoding 4Fe-4S dicluster domain-containing protein, translating into MEAKVISKQDLATWIDALVKQYEVIAPVTEDGVVVFRQVSGLSEMTIEGMVGPAKSLREHFTPPTETLFDYKLEDLSAEVIPPENEERHRVIFGARACDAATLLYVGAVYSNVEPIDTAYFMRREKTYLVGLFCNKPAWSCFCTEVGDFLTNPVAMDVYLTDLGNRYYAEPLTPKGEELIGLGNFRPADENDKVANEEIRQKALERLPKRAEHETACLSYDWDHPVWTELAKKCLSCGACAFLCPTCHCFDIQEHPKLKKGSRYRCWDTCQFEKFTLMASGHNPRETRKERTRQRVFHKFKYSQERYCMLGCVGCGRCIAACPVNIDIRRVLEELEKTAVAK
- a CDS encoding 4Fe-4S dicluster domain-containing protein, which gives rise to MRQKAKELLESGEVKVVIGYGQGSAPFKSTPIFIEKPEDAHKLIWNPTCVNNLTVYLRDACRQGKAAIVVKPCDARSIIELIRENQIERDDVVILAMSCPGVLNLDALAEIDLADVKSVEWHQSGIAIKTNAGETIIPSEKAFASKCLSCELAESPIADKKFGEPIERHPIRSKYADIEELEKMLPKERRAYWARQFARCIRCYACRSVCPGCYCKECFTDKPCQLWVLRSTDVESNWFFHFSRAMHTAGRCIACGECERVCPMGIPLMRLNQKMRKEVREMFGEEAGTNPEAPPTLGTFDLKNDPDPCSE